A stretch of Haloprofundus halophilus DNA encodes these proteins:
- a CDS encoding amidohydrolase: MTTLQITGGEILLPDLSVDDGDVLVDADSGEILAVGDTETGDETLDAEGGLVMPGLVNAHTHVPMTLLRGVADDKPLETWLREDIWPVEGALTPEDVRVGAELAMVEMIRSGTTGFADMYFHVPEIADVVEEAGLRARLGHGVVTVGKDDEAARADIDESLDVAAEFDGAADGRISTAYMPHSLTTVSEGELRESVSRARELGVPVHYHGNETTEEVDPIVDERGERPLEYAAGLGMLGDSDFVAHGVHVDDTEIALLAERGTSVVHCPASNMKLASGIAPVQRMLDAGVSVGLGTDGAASNNDLDLFDEMRDAAMVGKLAAEDASAVAAETVVELATRGGADALGFDSGRLEAGANADVVVVDFDAPHLTPAHDHVSHLAYAVRGSDVRHTVCDGEVLMRDRELLTLDAESVMRRATDHAREALARAT; the protein is encoded by the coding sequence ATGACGACGCTCCAGATCACCGGCGGCGAGATTCTCTTGCCGGACCTGTCGGTCGACGACGGCGACGTGCTGGTCGACGCCGATTCGGGCGAGATTCTCGCCGTCGGCGACACAGAGACGGGAGACGAGACGCTCGACGCCGAGGGCGGGCTCGTGATGCCCGGTCTCGTCAACGCGCACACGCACGTCCCGATGACGCTGCTCCGCGGCGTCGCCGACGACAAACCGCTCGAGACGTGGCTTCGGGAGGATATCTGGCCGGTCGAGGGCGCGCTCACCCCCGAGGACGTCCGCGTCGGCGCGGAACTGGCGATGGTCGAGATGATTCGCTCGGGGACGACCGGCTTCGCGGACATGTACTTCCACGTCCCCGAAATCGCCGACGTCGTCGAAGAGGCGGGGCTCCGCGCCCGCCTCGGTCACGGCGTCGTCACCGTCGGCAAGGACGACGAGGCGGCGCGGGCCGACATCGACGAAAGTCTCGACGTGGCCGCCGAGTTCGACGGCGCGGCCGACGGGCGAATCTCGACGGCGTACATGCCGCACAGCCTCACGACGGTGAGCGAAGGCGAACTCCGCGAGTCGGTCTCCCGCGCCCGCGAGCTCGGCGTTCCCGTCCACTATCACGGGAACGAAACGACCGAAGAAGTCGACCCCATCGTCGACGAACGCGGTGAACGTCCCCTGGAGTACGCCGCCGGTCTCGGGATGCTCGGCGACTCGGACTTCGTGGCACACGGCGTCCACGTCGACGACACGGAGATAGCACTGCTCGCGGAGCGCGGAACGAGCGTGGTTCACTGCCCGGCCTCGAACATGAAACTCGCCTCGGGCATCGCACCCGTCCAGCGGATGCTCGACGCGGGCGTCTCCGTCGGCCTCGGCACCGACGGCGCGGCGTCGAACAACGACCTCGACCTGTTCGACGAGATGCGCGACGCGGCGATGGTCGGCAAACTCGCCGCCGAGGACGCGAGCGCCGTCGCCGCCGAGACGGTCGTCGAACTGGCGACGCGCGGCGGGGCGGACGCCCTGGGATTCGACTCCGGTCGCCTCGAAGCGGGCGCGAACGCCGACGTCGTCGTCGTCGACTTCGACGCGCCGCACCTCACGCCCGCGCACGACCACGTGAGCCACCTCGCGTACGCGGTTCGCGGGTCGGACGTCCGACACACCGTCTGCGACGGCGAGGTACTGATGCGGGACCGCGAACTGCTGACGCTCGACGCCGAATCGGTGATGCGGCGGGCGACCGACCACGCCCGAGAGGCGCTCGCCCGCGCCACGTAA
- the hisG gene encoding ATP phosphoribosyltransferase: MRIAVPNKGRLHDPSMELLERAGLHVENGAARKLYAETVDPDVTVLFVRAADIPGYVRDGAADMGITGLDQVRESGHELTELLDLGFGKCRLVLAAPEDGEIHTVSDIEGRTVATEFPHITRTFFEERGVDADVVEVTGATELTPHVEMADAIVDITSTGTTLRVNRLAVVEEVLSSSVRLFARPDAADDEKVQQVTTAFESVLAADGKRYLMMNAPKSKLDDVREVIPGMGGPTVMDIAGGPQSDSDANGGTASGTEDDDATVAVHVVVDEREVFETIGNLREVGASDILVTEIERLVE; encoded by the coding sequence ATGCGAATCGCCGTGCCCAACAAGGGCCGCCTGCACGACCCGTCGATGGAACTTCTCGAACGCGCCGGACTCCACGTCGAGAACGGCGCGGCCCGGAAACTGTACGCCGAGACGGTCGACCCCGACGTCACCGTCCTGTTCGTCCGCGCCGCCGACATCCCCGGCTACGTCCGCGACGGCGCGGCCGACATGGGAATCACCGGCCTCGACCAGGTCCGGGAGTCGGGTCACGAACTGACCGAACTGCTCGACCTGGGCTTCGGGAAGTGCCGCCTCGTGCTCGCCGCCCCCGAGGACGGCGAGATTCACACTGTCAGCGACATCGAGGGCAGGACCGTCGCCACCGAGTTCCCGCACATCACGCGCACGTTCTTCGAGGAGCGCGGCGTCGACGCCGACGTGGTCGAGGTGACGGGCGCGACGGAACTCACCCCGCACGTCGAGATGGCCGACGCCATCGTCGACATCACGAGCACGGGGACGACGCTCCGGGTCAACCGTCTCGCCGTCGTCGAGGAGGTGCTGTCGAGTTCGGTTCGGCTGTTCGCCCGACCCGACGCGGCCGACGACGAGAAGGTCCAGCAGGTGACGACGGCGTTCGAGTCGGTGCTGGCCGCCGACGGCAAGCGTTACCTGATGATGAACGCGCCGAAGTCGAAACTCGACGACGTGCGCGAGGTCATCCCCGGGATGGGCGGACCGACGGTGATGGACATCGCCGGCGGGCCGCAGAGCGACTCGGACGCGAACGGTGGAACCGCGAGCGGAACGGAGGACGACGACGCCACCGTCGCGGTCCACGTCGTCGTCGACGAGCGCGAGGTGTTCGAGACCATCGGCAACCTCCGCGAAGTCGGCGCGTCAGACATCCTCGTCACCGAAATCGAACGGCTGGTCGAGTAG
- a CDS encoding CPBP family intramembrane glutamic endopeptidase gives MNSLVPEMLWNLDERRLRAPWRIAATTLLIAALTLTGWFVLVAFTAPNGEGEAVVGGSVALLSEFAPLVLLGTATIAAVSFSGTFLDRRYFADFGLHVDRDWWIDLGVGFGLGTALMTLVFLVEYGAGWVSVEAVFSAPLPSLLPQLLLSVGFVVFVGFHEELLFRGYVVTNLAEGLFGHADFDADRAVGGAIVVSAAVFALLHVTNPNATVVSTLGVAFAGVLLAFAYVLTGEIALPVGFHASWNLFQGPVFGLPVGGVDPSASLLVLNRHGPELYTGGAFGPDAGLLGVSALSVGCLLVAAWAKKRYGRVVLYHGLTEPDLRRR, from the coding sequence GTGAACAGTCTCGTCCCGGAGATGCTGTGGAACCTCGACGAACGCCGTCTGCGCGCGCCGTGGCGCATCGCGGCGACGACCCTGCTCATCGCGGCGCTGACGCTCACCGGGTGGTTCGTCCTGGTCGCGTTCACCGCACCGAACGGGGAGGGCGAGGCGGTCGTCGGTGGGAGCGTCGCGCTGCTCTCTGAGTTCGCGCCGCTCGTGCTCCTCGGAACGGCGACTATCGCGGCCGTCTCGTTCAGCGGGACGTTTCTCGACCGACGCTACTTCGCGGACTTCGGCCTCCACGTCGACCGAGACTGGTGGATCGACCTCGGCGTCGGTTTCGGCCTCGGGACGGCGCTGATGACGCTCGTCTTTCTCGTCGAGTACGGCGCCGGGTGGGTGAGCGTCGAGGCGGTGTTCAGCGCGCCGCTCCCGTCGCTGCTCCCGCAACTGCTGCTGTCCGTCGGGTTCGTCGTCTTCGTCGGCTTCCACGAGGAACTGCTGTTTCGCGGCTACGTCGTCACGAACCTCGCCGAGGGGTTGTTCGGTCACGCCGACTTCGACGCCGACCGGGCCGTCGGCGGCGCGATCGTGGTCTCGGCGGCCGTCTTCGCGCTGCTACACGTCACAAACCCCAACGCGACGGTCGTCAGCACGCTCGGCGTCGCGTTCGCGGGCGTCCTCCTCGCGTTCGCGTACGTGCTCACCGGCGAAATCGCGCTCCCGGTCGGCTTTCACGCCTCCTGGAACCTGTTTCAGGGACCGGTGTTCGGCCTCCCCGTCGGCGGCGTCGACCCCTCGGCGTCGCTTCTGGTGTTGAATCGGCACGGTCCCGAACTGTACACCGGCGGCGCGTTCGGTCCCGACGCGGGGTTGCTCGGCGTCTCCGCGCTCTCTGTCGGCTGTCTGCTCGTCGCGGCGTGGGCGAAGAAACGCTACGGGCGAGTGGTGCTCTACCACGGCCTCACCGAACCGGACCTGCGGCGGCGATGA